One window from the genome of Thermus caldifontis encodes:
- a CDS encoding formate--tetrahydrofolate ligase → MIVKEALLPIEEVAGKLGLGRERLYLYGPHMAKVLGEPPKAKGKLILVTAITPTPAGEGKTTTAIGLVDALWRLGKKAALALREPSLGPVFGVKGGATGGGRARVEPRHEINLHFTGDFHAVTSAVNLLNALLDNHLHQGNELGIDPRRIELKRAIDMNDRALRHIVLGLGGKAHGVPREGGFELTVASEVMALMSLARDFKDLKKRLGRIRVGFTREGKPIYAQDLGAVGAMAALLKQAFLPNLVQTAEGNPAFVHMGPFGNIAHGTNSLRASLWALGLADFVVQEAGFATDLGMEKFMNVVARTGGLVPEAVVLVATIRALRYHGGQDAYEMPDPQAVARGLANLEKHVENVELFGFKPVIALNRFPTDAPEEIALVRAFARERGLPFALSEVYAKGGEGGLELAEKVLEALALPHTYRPLYPLEMPLEAKVETIAQRVYGAEGVEWSEEAKRALKAAKKEGCEALPVVMAKAATSLSDNPKLRGRPQGFRVRVTDLRCRFGAGFVVVYMGGIETLPGLPKVPQALGIDVDEEGNIRGMDY, encoded by the coding sequence GTGATCGTGAAGGAAGCGCTTCTACCTATAGAGGAAGTGGCCGGAAAGCTGGGCTTAGGCCGGGAAAGGCTTTACCTCTACGGCCCCCACATGGCGAAGGTGCTGGGGGAACCCCCGAAGGCCAAGGGAAAGCTGATCCTGGTCACCGCCATCACCCCCACCCCGGCCGGGGAGGGTAAGACCACCACCGCCATCGGCCTGGTGGACGCCCTATGGCGGCTTGGGAAAAAGGCCGCCTTGGCCTTGAGGGAGCCCTCCTTGGGCCCGGTTTTTGGCGTGAAGGGCGGAGCCACGGGGGGAGGCCGGGCCCGGGTGGAACCCCGGCACGAGATCAACCTGCACTTCACCGGGGACTTCCATGCGGTGACCAGCGCGGTGAACCTCCTGAACGCCCTTTTGGACAACCACCTGCACCAGGGCAATGAGCTGGGGATTGACCCCAGGCGCATTGAGCTCAAACGGGCCATCGACATGAACGACCGGGCCTTAAGGCACATCGTCTTGGGCCTGGGGGGCAAGGCCCACGGGGTGCCTCGGGAGGGGGGATTTGAGCTCACCGTGGCCAGCGAGGTCATGGCCCTCATGAGCCTGGCCCGGGACTTTAAAGACTTAAAAAAGCGCCTGGGAAGGATACGGGTGGGCTTCACCCGCGAGGGAAAGCCCATCTACGCCCAGGACCTGGGGGCGGTGGGGGCCATGGCCGCCCTTTTAAAGCAAGCCTTCCTCCCCAACCTGGTGCAGACGGCGGAGGGGAATCCCGCCTTCGTCCACATGGGGCCTTTTGGCAACATCGCCCACGGCACCAACTCCCTGAGGGCAAGCCTATGGGCCTTGGGCCTGGCGGACTTCGTGGTGCAGGAGGCGGGGTTTGCCACGGACCTCGGCATGGAGAAGTTCATGAACGTGGTGGCCCGCACGGGAGGCCTGGTGCCCGAGGCCGTGGTGCTGGTGGCCACCATCCGGGCCCTCCGCTACCACGGGGGACAGGACGCCTACGAGATGCCGGACCCCCAGGCGGTGGCCAGGGGCCTGGCCAACCTGGAAAAGCACGTGGAGAACGTGGAGCTCTTCGGCTTCAAGCCGGTGATCGCCTTAAACCGCTTTCCCACGGACGCCCCGGAGGAGATCGCCCTGGTGCGGGCCTTCGCCCGGGAACGGGGCCTGCCCTTTGCCCTAAGCGAGGTCTACGCCAAAGGGGGGGAAGGGGGGCTGGAACTGGCGGAAAAGGTTTTGGAGGCCCTTGCCCTCCCCCACACCTACCGGCCCCTTTATCCTTTGGAGATGCCCCTCGAGGCCAAGGTGGAAACCATCGCCCAGCGGGTCTATGGGGCCGAGGGGGTGGAGTGGAGCGAGGAGGCCAAGAGGGCCCTAAAGGCCGCCAAGAAGGAGGGGTGCGAGGCCCTGCCCGTGGTCATGGCCAAGGCGGCCACCTCCCTCTCCGACAACCCCAAGCTCCGGGGAAGGCCCCAAGGCTTCAGGGTGCGGGTCACGGACCTGAGGTGCCGGTTTGGGGCGGGGTTCGTGGTGGTCTACATGGGGGGGATTGAAACCCTGCCCGGCCTGCCCAAGGTGCCCCAGGCCCTGGGCATTGACGTGGACGAGGAGGGGAACATCCGGGGGATGGACTACTGA
- the carA gene encoding glutamine-hydrolyzing carbamoyl-phosphate synthase small subunit, with protein sequence MAGVKERAVLVLEDGTVYHGYAFGARGKTVGEVVFNTAQTGYQEIMTDPSYHGQIVVMTYPHQGNYGVNVYDMQSNRPWVKGFVAKEFSRLASNPRAQQTLGEFMEFYGVVGIEGIDTRALVRKIREGGVLKGTIAHASLFGEPHHAFTPEELKALRQEAKAWTDIDGRDMTPEVSTSLPYAWPTLKSGRRIVVMDFGIKHAIVENLAALGFEILVVPGKTPASQIMALEPHGLFISNGPGDPTMPRYAHETIWKLMGLLPTFGICLGHQLLALAAGGRTYKMKFGHRGANHPVKNLLTGKIEITSQNHGYAVDIDSLKEFRPTHINLNDGTLEGMAHSRYPVFSVQYHPEAAPGPHDALYLFRRFLEEVEAFHGATGLPVEKQRADGHGI encoded by the coding sequence ATGGCTGGAGTGAAGGAGCGTGCGGTTTTGGTCCTGGAGGACGGCACCGTCTACCACGGCTACGCCTTCGGGGCCCGGGGGAAGACGGTGGGGGAGGTGGTCTTCAACACCGCCCAGACCGGCTACCAGGAGATCATGACCGACCCCAGCTACCACGGGCAGATCGTGGTCATGACCTACCCCCACCAGGGCAACTACGGGGTCAACGTCTACGACATGCAGTCCAACCGCCCCTGGGTGAAGGGCTTTGTGGCCAAGGAGTTTAGCCGCCTGGCCTCCAACCCCAGGGCCCAGCAAACCCTAGGGGAGTTCATGGAGTTCTACGGGGTGGTGGGGATCGAGGGGATCGACACCCGGGCCCTGGTGCGCAAGATTCGGGAAGGGGGGGTGCTGAAGGGGACCATCGCCCACGCCAGCCTTTTTGGCGAACCTCACCACGCCTTCACCCCGGAGGAGCTCAAGGCCCTTCGCCAAGAGGCCAAGGCCTGGACGGACATCGATGGCCGGGACATGACCCCCGAGGTCTCCACCTCCTTGCCCTACGCCTGGCCCACCCTGAAGTCGGGCCGGCGCATCGTGGTCATGGACTTCGGCATCAAGCACGCCATCGTGGAGAACCTGGCGGCCTTGGGCTTTGAAATCCTGGTGGTGCCCGGCAAAACCCCGGCGAGCCAGATCATGGCCTTAGAGCCCCACGGGCTTTTCATCTCCAACGGCCCCGGGGACCCCACCATGCCCCGCTACGCCCACGAGACCATCTGGAAGCTCATGGGGCTTTTGCCCACCTTCGGCATCTGCCTGGGCCACCAGCTCCTGGCCCTGGCGGCAGGGGGGCGCACCTACAAGATGAAGTTCGGCCACCGGGGGGCCAACCACCCGGTGAAGAACCTCCTCACCGGCAAGATCGAGATCACCAGCCAAAACCACGGGTATGCGGTGGACATCGACTCCCTCAAGGAGTTCAGGCCCACCCACATCAACCTCAACGACGGGACCCTCGAGGGCATGGCCCATAGCCGCTACCCCGTCTTTTCCGTGCAGTACCACCCCGAGGCCGCCCCCGGTCCCCACGACGCCCTCTACCTCTTCCGCCGCTTCCTGGAGGAGGTGGAGGCCTTCCACGGGGCCACGGGGCTTCCCGTGGAGAAGCAGCGGGCGGACGGGCACGGGATATAG
- the argH gene encoding argininosuccinate lyase — translation MGHRTWGGRFKEGPSELAARFNASLAFDRALWREDLWQNRVHARMLHRVGLLSGEELEAILKGLDRIEEEIEAGTFPWREELEDVHMNLEARLMELVGPPGGKLHTARSRNDQVATDLRLFLRGAVEELLALLLELRRVLVREAERHLEPLYVLPGYTHLQRAQPILLSHWFLAYYEMLLRDAGRLEDAKKRLNHSPLGAAALAGTGFPIDRHYTARELGFQAPMRNSLDAVASRDFALEVLSALNIGMLNLSRMAEELILYSTEEFAFVEIPDAFATGSSIMPQKKNPDILELIRAKAGRVLGALVALSTVVKGLPLAYNKDLQEDKEPLLDALATYRDSLRLLTALLPGLRWRRERMWRAAEEGYALATELADYLAEKGLPFREAHHVVGRLVRKLLEEGRALKDLTLEELKAHHPLFAEDALPLLRLETAIQRRRSFGGTAPVAVRERILEAKKEVGLA, via the coding sequence ATGGGGCATAGGACCTGGGGTGGCCGCTTTAAGGAGGGTCCAAGCGAGCTTGCCGCCCGCTTCAACGCCTCCTTGGCCTTTGACCGGGCCCTTTGGCGGGAGGACCTCTGGCAGAACCGGGTGCACGCCCGTATGCTCCACCGGGTGGGGCTTCTCAGCGGGGAGGAGCTTGAGGCCATCCTGAAGGGCCTGGACCGGATAGAGGAGGAGATAGAGGCGGGCACCTTCCCCTGGCGGGAGGAGCTGGAGGACGTGCACATGAACCTGGAGGCCCGCCTCATGGAGCTGGTCGGTCCTCCTGGAGGCAAGCTCCATACCGCACGGAGCCGCAATGACCAGGTGGCCACGGACCTGAGGCTTTTCCTCAGGGGGGCCGTGGAGGAGCTTCTGGCCCTCCTCTTGGAGCTGCGCCGGGTTTTGGTGAGGGAAGCGGAAAGGCACCTGGAGCCCCTTTACGTGCTTCCCGGCTACACCCACCTGCAACGGGCCCAGCCCATCCTGCTTTCCCACTGGTTTTTGGCCTACTACGAGATGCTCCTGAGGGATGCGGGGCGCCTGGAGGATGCCAAAAAGCGCCTCAACCATAGCCCCTTAGGGGCTGCGGCCCTGGCGGGGACGGGGTTTCCCATAGACCGCCACTACACTGCCAGGGAGCTCGGCTTCCAAGCGCCCATGCGGAACTCCTTGGATGCGGTGGCAAGCCGGGATTTTGCCCTGGAGGTGCTTTCCGCCCTCAACATCGGCATGCTGAACCTCTCCCGCATGGCGGAGGAGCTCATCCTCTATAGCACCGAGGAGTTCGCCTTCGTGGAGATCCCCGATGCCTTCGCCACCGGCTCCTCCATCATGCCCCAGAAGAAGAACCCCGACATCCTGGAGCTCATCCGGGCCAAGGCGGGAAGGGTCTTGGGGGCCCTGGTGGCCCTCTCCACGGTGGTAAAGGGGCTTCCCCTTGCCTACAACAAGGACCTCCAGGAGGACAAGGAGCCCCTCTTGGACGCCCTGGCCACCTACCGGGATAGCCTTAGGCTCCTCACCGCCCTTCTCCCCGGGCTCAGGTGGCGGCGGGAGAGGATGTGGCGGGCGGCGGAGGAAGGCTATGCCTTGGCCACGGAACTGGCTGACTACCTGGCGGAGAAGGGGCTTCCCTTCCGGGAAGCCCACCACGTGGTGGGCAGGCTGGTGCGGAAGCTTCTGGAGGAAGGAAGGGCCTTAAAGGACCTGACCCTGGAGGAGCTTAAGGCCCACCACCCCCTCTTCGCCGAGGATGCCCTGCCCCTTCTCCGGCTGGAAACCGCCATCCAAAGGCGCCGTTCCTTTGGGGGCACGGCCCCCGTGGCGGTGCGGGAAAGGATTCTGGAGGCAAAAAAGGAGGTGGGTCTTGCTTGA
- a CDS encoding type II toxin-antitoxin system HicA family toxin: MRGGRHQFMVRGSVRLVLPNPHRGEIGVDLLKRILKQAGIEEEEWLE, encoded by the coding sequence ATGCGGGGGGGGCGGCACCAGTTCATGGTGCGGGGCTCGGTGCGCCTGGTCCTGCCCAATCCCCATCGGGGGGAGATCGGCGTGGACCTCCTTAAGCGCATCTTGAAGCAGGCGGGCATAGAGGAGGAGGAATGGCTGGAGTGA
- the rpmA gene encoding 50S ribosomal protein L27 — protein MAHKKGLGSTKNGRDSQAKRLGVKRYGGQVVKAGNILVRQRGTQFKPGKNVGMGRDFTLFALVDGVVEFQDKGRLGRYVHVRPLA, from the coding sequence ATGGCACATAAAAAGGGTTTGGGTTCCACCAAAAACGGCCGGGATTCCCAGGCCAAGCGCCTGGGGGTGAAGCGGTATGGGGGCCAGGTGGTGAAGGCGGGGAACATCCTGGTGCGCCAGCGGGGCACCCAGTTCAAGCCCGGCAAGAACGTGGGCATGGGCCGGGACTTCACCCTCTTCGCCTTGGTGGATGGGGTGGTGGAGTTCCAGGATAAGGGGCGGCTAGGCCGCTATGTGCACGTGCGCCCCTTGGCCTAG
- a CDS encoding threonine/serine dehydratase, translating to MELADVYAAHRRIAPYVHRTPLLTSRLLDELLGKRLLLKAEHLQKTGSFKARGALSKALTLENPKGLLAVSSGNHAQGVAYAARILGVKALVVMPAEASPFKKEAARAYGAQVVDQGVTGENREEVARALLLETGYAFIHPFDDPLVMAGQGTAGLELMAQAGELGLFPEAVLVPVGGGGLIAGVATAVKALSPSTLVLGVEPEGADDAKRSLEKGGIVRLPQAPRTRADGVRTLALGQHTFPILREKVDAILTVSEEAILEAEGLLFTRTKQVVEPTGALPLAAVLEHGERLPQVLAILLSGGNRRFAP from the coding sequence GTGGAACTAGCGGATGTCTACGCCGCCCACCGGCGCATTGCCCCTTACGTGCACCGGACCCCCCTTCTCACCTCGAGGCTCCTGGATGAACTCTTGGGCAAGCGCCTGCTTCTAAAAGCCGAGCACCTGCAGAAGACGGGAAGCTTCAAGGCCCGGGGAGCCCTTTCCAAGGCCCTGACCCTGGAAAACCCCAAGGGGCTTTTGGCGGTAAGCAGCGGCAACCACGCCCAGGGGGTGGCCTACGCCGCCCGGATCCTGGGGGTAAAGGCCCTGGTGGTCATGCCCGCGGAGGCAAGCCCCTTTAAGAAGGAGGCCGCTCGGGCCTACGGGGCCCAGGTGGTGGACCAAGGGGTTACGGGGGAAAACCGGGAGGAGGTGGCCAGGGCCCTCCTCCTAGAAACCGGCTACGCCTTCATCCATCCTTTTGACGACCCCTTGGTCATGGCCGGGCAGGGCACCGCGGGGCTGGAGCTCATGGCCCAGGCGGGGGAGCTTGGGCTTTTCCCGGAAGCGGTCTTGGTTCCAGTGGGAGGCGGAGGGCTCATCGCCGGGGTGGCCACGGCGGTGAAGGCCCTCTCCCCCAGCACCTTGGTCCTGGGGGTGGAGCCCGAGGGGGCGGACGACGCCAAGAGAAGCCTGGAAAAGGGTGGGATCGTGCGCCTTCCCCAAGCACCCAGGACCCGGGCGGATGGGGTAAGGACCTTGGCCTTGGGCCAGCACACCTTCCCCATCCTGAGGGAGAAGGTGGACGCCATCCTCACCGTGAGCGAGGAGGCCATCCTGGAGGCTGAAGGTCTCCTCTTCACCCGCACCAAGCAGGTGGTGGAGCCCACTGGGGCCCTCCCCTTGGCCGCCGTGCTGGAGCACGGGGAAAGGCTTCCCCAGGTCCTGGCCATTCTACTTTCAGGAGGAAACCGCAGGTTCGCTCCCTAG
- a CDS encoding N-acetyltransferase translates to MLETRIELSPVSLPEVQRGRAVELRKARLSDVDAIYWLIRYWAEKGLMLVRSHSHLYENIRDFQVLEDEDGHIVGTVALHVLWRDLAEIRGLAVHPLRQGEGLGRWLVLGAEREARDLGLPQVFAWTLQVGFFRSLGYQVTTREALPPKVWSECNACPFYENCREIAVIKRLSPGAFGG, encoded by the coding sequence TTGCTTGAGACCCGGATAGAACTTTCTCCGGTTTCCCTTCCCGAGGTGCAAAGGGGAAGGGCGGTGGAGCTCAGGAAGGCCAGGCTTAGCGATGTGGACGCCATCTACTGGCTCATCCGCTACTGGGCGGAGAAGGGCCTGATGCTGGTCCGGAGCCACAGCCACCTCTACGAGAACATCCGCGACTTCCAGGTCCTCGAGGACGAGGACGGCCACATCGTGGGCACCGTGGCCCTGCACGTGCTCTGGCGGGACTTGGCGGAGATTCGGGGCCTTGCGGTCCACCCCTTGCGGCAGGGGGAGGGCCTAGGCCGCTGGCTGGTCCTGGGGGCGGAGCGGGAGGCCAGGGACCTGGGCCTGCCCCAGGTCTTCGCCTGGACGCTTCAGGTGGGTTTCTTCCGCTCCTTGGGCTACCAGGTCACCACCCGGGAGGCTTTGCCTCCCAAGGTGTGGAGCGAGTGCAACGCCTGCCCCTTCTACGAGAACTGCCGGGAGATCGCCGTCATCAAGCGCCTTTCCCCAGGGGCCTTCGGAGGCTAG
- the secG gene encoding preprotein translocase subunit SecG, whose product MDFLYTLVILLYLGVAGLLVYLVLVQEPKQGAGDLMGGSADLFSARGVTGGLYRLTVILGIVFVVLALLIGLWTR is encoded by the coding sequence ATGGACTTCCTTTACACCTTGGTCATCCTCCTCTACCTGGGCGTGGCGGGGCTTTTGGTCTACCTGGTCCTGGTGCAGGAGCCCAAGCAGGGCGCTGGGGACCTCATGGGGGGCTCGGCGGATCTCTTTTCCGCTCGAGGGGTTACCGGGGGGCTTTACCGTCTCACGGTGATCCTCGGGATTGTCTTCGTGGTCTTGGCCCTTTTGATCGGCCTCTGGACCCGTTGA
- a CDS encoding argininosuccinate synthase, with product MKIVLAYSGGLDTSIILKWLKETYGAEVIAFTADIGQGEEVEEARAKALRTGASKAIALDLREEFVRDFVFPMFRAGAVYEGYYLLGTAIARPLIAKYLVKIAEEEGAEAVAHGATGKGNDQVRFELTAYALKPNIRVIAPWREWHFRGRQEMMAYAEAHGIPVPVTQEKPYSMDANLLHISYEGGVLEDPWAEPPKGMFRMTVDPEEAPDAPEYVEVAFEGGDPVAVNGERLSPAALLARLNEIGGRHGVGRVDLVENRFVGMKSRGVYETPGGTLLYHARRAVESLTLDREVLHQRDGLAPKYAELVYYGFWYAPEREALQAYFDHVAQAVTGVARLKLYKGNVYVVGRKAPKSLYQKDLVSFDELGGYDQKDAEGFIKIQALRLRVRALVGGKAHGA from the coding sequence ATGAAGATCGTCTTGGCATACTCCGGCGGGCTGGACACCAGCATCATCCTCAAGTGGCTCAAGGAAACCTATGGGGCCGAGGTGATCGCCTTCACCGCAGACATCGGCCAGGGGGAGGAGGTGGAGGAGGCCCGGGCCAAGGCCCTGAGGACCGGGGCCTCCAAGGCCATCGCCCTGGACCTAAGGGAGGAGTTCGTGCGGGACTTCGTCTTCCCCATGTTCCGCGCGGGGGCGGTGTACGAGGGGTACTACCTCCTGGGCACCGCCATCGCCCGGCCCCTCATCGCCAAGTACCTGGTGAAGATCGCCGAGGAGGAGGGGGCCGAGGCCGTCGCCCACGGGGCCACGGGCAAGGGGAACGACCAGGTGCGCTTTGAGCTCACCGCCTACGCCCTAAAGCCCAACATCCGGGTGATCGCTCCCTGGCGGGAGTGGCACTTTAGGGGCCGGCAGGAGATGATGGCCTACGCCGAGGCCCACGGCATCCCCGTTCCCGTGACCCAGGAAAAACCTTACTCCATGGACGCCAATCTTCTGCATATTTCCTACGAGGGGGGGGTCCTCGAGGACCCCTGGGCCGAGCCCCCCAAGGGGATGTTCCGCATGACCGTGGACCCCGAGGAGGCCCCCGACGCCCCGGAGTACGTGGAGGTGGCCTTTGAAGGGGGGGACCCGGTGGCGGTGAACGGGGAGAGGCTTTCCCCAGCGGCGCTTCTCGCCCGCCTCAACGAGATTGGGGGCCGGCACGGGGTGGGCCGGGTGGACCTGGTGGAAAACCGCTTCGTGGGCATGAAGTCCCGGGGGGTCTACGAAACCCCCGGGGGGACCCTCCTCTACCACGCCCGGCGGGCGGTGGAAAGCCTCACCCTGGACCGGGAAGTCCTGCACCAAAGGGATGGGCTTGCCCCCAAGTACGCCGAGCTGGTCTACTACGGCTTCTGGTACGCCCCGGAGCGGGAGGCCCTCCAGGCCTACTTTGACCACGTGGCCCAGGCGGTGACCGGGGTGGCCCGGCTGAAGCTTTACAAGGGAAACGTCTACGTGGTGGGGAGGAAGGCGCCAAAAAGCCTCTACCAGAAGGACCTGGTCTCCTTTGACGAGCTCGGGGGCTACGACCAAAAGGATGCCGAGGGCTTCATCAAGATCCAGGCCCTGAGGCTTAGGGTGAGGGCCTTGGTGGGGGGGAAGGCCCATGGGGCATAG
- a CDS encoding type II toxin-antitoxin system HicB family antitoxin — MDGMGTLTRYLEEAMARARYELIEDEEPYYGEIPDLPGVWATGKSLRECEANLQAALEDWLLFLVSHGEAPPPLGEVRIDLPRGEAA, encoded by the coding sequence ATGGATGGGATGGGCACCCTGACCCGCTACTTGGAGGAGGCCATGGCCCGGGCCCGCTATGAGCTCATAGAGGACGAGGAGCCCTACTACGGGGAGATCCCAGACCTGCCTGGGGTCTGGGCCACGGGAAAGAGCCTGAGGGAGTGCGAGGCCAACCTGCAGGCGGCCTTGGAGGACTGGCTTCTCTTTTTGGTCTCCCACGGCGAGGCCCCTCCGCCCCTGGGCGAGGTTCGCATTGATCTACCCCGTGGCGAAGCGGCTTAA
- the obgE gene encoding GTPase ObgE — MFQDVLKITVAAGRGGDGAISFRREKFVPKGGPDGGDGGRGGSVYLRARGSVDSLSELSKRTYKAEDGEHGRGSGQHGRAGRDLYIEVPRGTRVFDADTGELLGDLTEEGQVLLVARGGEGGRGNLHFVTPTRQAPRFAEAGEEGERRRLRLELMLIADVGLVGYPNAGKSSLLAATTRAHPKIAPYPFTTLSPHLGVVEVGEEERFTLADIPGIIEGASQGKGLGLEFLRHIARTRVLLYVLDATQEPLKAFHTLRREIEAYDPPLLRRPSLIALNKVDLLSPQEVAAKVAELAQEGLPVLPVSALTGEGLEGLKEALLSLVKATPAPELPKPAPRVAVEAGVEVVPLEEGVYQVRAPEVERYLRRLKGDLAEAAGYLQEVFRRHGVEAALKAKGVRAGDVVRLGEREFEYIPD; from the coding sequence ATGTTCCAAGACGTCCTCAAGATCACCGTCGCCGCCGGCAGGGGTGGCGACGGGGCCATCTCCTTTCGCCGGGAGAAGTTCGTGCCCAAAGGGGGTCCCGACGGGGGGGATGGGGGGCGTGGGGGAAGCGTCTACCTGAGGGCCAGGGGGAGCGTGGACTCCCTCTCGGAGCTTTCCAAGCGCACCTACAAGGCGGAGGACGGGGAGCACGGCAGGGGAAGCGGCCAGCATGGCCGCGCCGGGCGGGACCTCTACATCGAGGTGCCCCGGGGGACCCGGGTCTTTGATGCCGACACGGGGGAGCTGCTGGGGGACCTCACGGAGGAAGGCCAGGTCCTCCTGGTGGCCCGGGGAGGGGAAGGAGGAAGGGGGAACCTGCACTTCGTCACCCCCACCCGCCAGGCCCCCCGTTTCGCCGAGGCGGGGGAGGAGGGGGAAAGGAGGAGGCTTCGCCTCGAGCTCATGCTCATCGCCGACGTGGGCCTGGTGGGCTACCCCAACGCCGGCAAGTCCAGCCTCCTGGCCGCCACCACCCGGGCCCATCCCAAGATCGCCCCCTATCCCTTCACCACCCTAAGCCCCCACCTGGGGGTGGTGGAGGTGGGGGAAGAGGAGCGCTTCACCCTGGCGGACATCCCGGGGATCATCGAGGGGGCAAGCCAGGGAAAGGGCTTGGGGCTTGAGTTCCTAAGGCACATCGCCCGCACCCGGGTCTTGCTCTACGTTCTGGACGCCACCCAGGAGCCCCTTAAAGCCTTCCACACCCTGCGCCGGGAAATAGAGGCCTACGACCCCCCCCTCCTGAGGCGGCCAAGCCTCATTGCCCTCAACAAGGTGGACCTCCTATCTCCCCAGGAGGTGGCGGCCAAGGTGGCGGAGCTTGCCCAGGAAGGGCTTCCCGTCCTCCCGGTGAGCGCCCTCACGGGGGAGGGCCTAGAAGGCCTTAAGGAAGCCCTTCTTAGCCTGGTGAAGGCCACCCCAGCCCCCGAGCTTCCCAAACCCGCCCCCAGGGTGGCGGTGGAGGCTGGGGTGGAGGTGGTGCCCCTGGAGGAGGGGGTGTACCAGGTGCGGGCCCCCGAGGTGGAGCGGTACCTGAGGCGGCTTAAGGGGGATTTGGCGGAGGCAGCGGGCTACCTGCAGGAGGTTTTCCGGCGCCACGGGGTGGAGGCGGCCCTAAAGGCCAAGGGGGTACGGGCAGGGGACGTGGTGCGCCTTGGGGAGCGGGAGTTTGAGTATATCCCGGACTAG
- a CDS encoding LptF/LptG family permease, translating to MTLYRHLLKESLPVLLLALLFLTAVYLFGFFYAGARWLEGVPLLKVARWLSYHVPGVLVQVFPIALVTTTVLVFGRLSAEGAQFALLSGGIPLWRAALPLLWTGALLSLVALFLQEKLVPYYNERVRVAWWDEIHTQGAGLFRLKGLQIPIGQGRSLYFEDFDMGTKEMVGVRIASFRNNEGTFLFAERGSWEDRVITLKDYRFYRIDFAQIPGLETAQDLLAQTRKVFRVVSQGKVLEVESDLSRARAIADYADTFSFGQDSLSQAWAKMRDPFLAPLEKWRARLEFHSKLALPLANLVLVLLAAAMALRYGRSTGLALGLSVVLALGYYGAFFLGRSLAGIGALPPEVGAWGANLLFLLLGLRALR from the coding sequence ATGACCCTTTACCGCCACCTCCTTAAGGAAAGCCTCCCGGTCCTCCTTCTGGCCCTTCTTTTCCTCACCGCCGTCTACCTCTTCGGCTTCTTCTACGCCGGGGCCCGGTGGCTGGAGGGGGTGCCCCTTTTGAAGGTGGCCCGCTGGCTCTCCTACCACGTGCCCGGCGTTTTGGTCCAGGTCTTCCCCATCGCCTTGGTCACCACCACCGTCTTGGTCTTTGGCCGGCTTTCCGCGGAAGGGGCCCAGTTCGCCTTGCTCTCCGGGGGCATCCCCCTGTGGCGGGCGGCCTTGCCCCTCCTTTGGACCGGGGCCCTCCTAAGCCTCGTGGCCCTTTTCCTGCAGGAGAAGCTGGTCCCCTACTACAACGAACGGGTGCGGGTGGCCTGGTGGGACGAGATCCACACCCAAGGAGCCGGCCTTTTCCGCCTAAAGGGCCTGCAGATCCCCATCGGCCAGGGGCGTAGCCTTTACTTTGAGGACTTTGACATGGGGACAAAGGAGATGGTGGGGGTGCGCATCGCCTCCTTTAGGAACAACGAGGGCACCTTTCTCTTCGCCGAGCGGGGAAGCTGGGAGGACCGGGTGATCACCCTGAAGGACTACCGCTTCTACCGCATTGACTTCGCCCAGATCCCCGGGCTGGAAACCGCCCAGGACCTCCTGGCCCAAACCCGCAAGGTCTTCCGGGTGGTAAGCCAGGGAAAGGTGCTGGAGGTGGAGTCCGACCTCTCCCGGGCCCGGGCCATCGCCGACTACGCCGACACCTTCAGCTTTGGCCAGGATAGCCTCTCCCAGGCCTGGGCCAAGATGCGGGACCCCTTCCTGGCGCCCCTGGAAAAGTGGCGGGCCCGGCTGGAGTTTCACTCCAAGCTGGCCCTGCCCTTGGCCAACCTGGTCCTGGTCCTCCTGGCTGCGGCCATGGCCTTAAGGTACGGCCGGAGCACCGGGCTTGCCCTGGGCCTTAGCGTGGTCCTGGCCCTGGGGTACTACGGGGCCTTTTTCCTGGGCCGCTCCTTGGCAGGAATTGGGGCCCTGCCCCCGGAGGTGGGGGCCTGGGGAGCGAACCTCCTCTTCCTCCTTCTCGGCCTGAGGGCCCTGCGGTAA
- the rplU gene encoding 50S ribosomal protein L21, which produces MFAIVKTGGKQYRVEPGLRLRVEKLEAEPGSQVELPVLLLGGERTLVGTPFVEGAKVVAEVLGHGKGKKITVSRFKAKVQYRRKKGHRQPYTEILIKEIQG; this is translated from the coding sequence ATGTTCGCGATCGTCAAGACCGGCGGCAAGCAGTACCGGGTGGAGCCTGGGCTTAGGCTTCGGGTGGAGAAACTGGAGGCCGAGCCCGGGAGCCAGGTGGAGCTTCCCGTGCTCCTCCTGGGCGGAGAAAGAACCCTGGTAGGGACTCCTTTCGTGGAAGGGGCCAAGGTGGTGGCCGAGGTCCTGGGCCACGGCAAGGGCAAGAAGATCACCGTCTCCCGCTTCAAGGCCAAGGTGCAGTACCGCAGGAAGAAGGGGCACCGCCAGCCCTACACGGAGATCCTCATCAAGGAGATTCAGGGGTGA